GTATAAGTAATCGCGACTGATTCGATTCGATTCTAATGCCATTTGATAACCCCTCTCTTTGTGATAACCACTAAATAAAGCACAAGCAATGCCGAGACATTTCTCCCATTCCCAGTACTCAAGTCCAACTCGATTACACACCCGGCGAACTGTCGATTCCACAAGATCACAAGGAATCTGTTGGCCATCAATGATGCAAGGCAGCAAACGTTCTATTGTTGCTTTACGTAGCTTTTCATCCAGTCGACGACCAAACGCTGCTTCCGCAATATCCTTGGGAGCTGGTGCACCAACAAACTTCATATCCTTACTATAATTCTGATGCCAAGCATATTCTTTATGCCATGCCTCAATTCGATCAAGGAATTCAGAACCATCAAGTTCTCGGTAATAGGTAATCGCCATACGTCCAGGTGTAGCTGAATCCAATCCCATGACCACAATTTCGTTGGCGGAACCCAACTCGACCCTATATCCGGCAAGTTTCTTTGCTAGACGCTGACCAAAAGCCTGTCCTGTACTATAGGAACTCACATGATCCTGCTTGACCTCTGTCTCCTCGGATACGAATCCAAACAAATCAAAAGAATTTGCAAATGGATCCGGCACCCTTTTTCCAGACACCGCCCACGCAACAATTGCCTGATCGCCACTTCGATAGGCCTGTCGCGCAATTAGCCAACGTAGTGCGTTGTGCGCCTTCTGTGTAACCTCGAAACCCACACCACAAGCTTGGTCAGCATTAATAAATCTCCCGCGAAATGTAAAACCGCTGGTGTCATTGGATGAAATAAATTTTGCTTTATCCGCACCATGCCTAAGTTTTGCAGGATGTTGCTCTGCCAAATTCAGAATTTCACCTGTGACCAAGCACAACCCCCGATTGTCTTTTTGACTACTGTAGAAACCTATCCAAGCATTCATTAAATCCTGATCTTTCCATGTCTCTGGCAGGGGGTCTCCTGGGATTTCAACACGCCAACGTATGACTGCGCCATCGGGGGAGTTACTGTTAGGCATAATGCTGAAAATCGCAGGCGCTTCTTTTTTGTCTCCCTCCCATCTCGCCAACAACTGATTTTTTTCATCAATGGGTAAAATTCTTTCTCGCACAAGATCGCTAACCAAATGTGATTTTTGTAGATAAGTTTGAATCGCAATTATTTTGGGATGTGTAAAAGAGGAATTTGCCCAATCAGATAAGAGAGATAAGTAAATCTTATGAGGTTCAGTTGGCTCGTTTGCAAATCCCGATGTCACTACACCGCCAAACTTGAGGAAGTCACCTGCAAGATATTGCAACTTGTCACATAGCGGATGATTGATGGGTTTATTTCCAGCTCTTCCAGCAGATGCTTCGGTACACGGCACAAGCGTCACACCTTGTCCTTTTGGGATAGCATTGGCACGTAAAAAATTTCCTTTCTGATCAATGGTTACTTCAATGTGCGCTTGTTGAGAGGTATGACATATTGGCTCCAGCAAAAACTCGGTATTTAAAAATTTATTTTGCCCTGCACATTGTTCATACGTTTCATAGAGTTTCTGGATCCAACTCATGTCAGATTCTCCAATGACAGTGGTTCTTCTTTTTCTACATTGAGAAGATTCTGTTCGCGCTCAAATTTCTTGATAGCCATTTCTTTGACGAACTTGCGATCTTTACAATCTTCTGGGCGAACAAATCGAATTACGCCATTCACCATGGTGGGTTGCCAAAAACGAGTATAGAGATTGTTATCACCAGTTTCGTCCGGGTAATCAAATCCGTGAAACATGAGACCATAGGTGAGTTCGCCATCAGTGTCATAAGCTCCTTCACCCGAACCAAATTCGCAAAACTCAACATAGCCTTGGCAATCACGGGTGCCAAGAAAAATGTCTTGGCGGCCGCCGCGTTCCAGCATTCGCTTGGCGACGATGTGATGCTTGGCTTCGTTACGGTCTTCCGCTAATTCGGATCGGTTTGTATTCCATTCAAAGTGGGCTCTCACCTGATATTCAACATCCGATAGAAAGGTATAAATCGCTAAGGTGTTGCCACCACCGTATTCCAGCGGCTTGGTTCCTTTTGTCTGAGTACGAATGCGCTTCATCACTCGCACTTCATCAATAACCCAAATAAGTGTGGGCTTCCAATAGATGGACTTGGTAATGCCCTTGAGTGCTTCGTAAGTTGGAATATGATAAGAACACTTCTCACCGCCGATTTTCGTCAGAGGATCTGTAAACAGCGCAAATCGCCCCCATACTTTAAATTCAATGCTGCTTCTTCTGAAATCAGGCACAATAAGTCTCCATTTTTCCTTCGGGTGTTAAGCTCAATCCGAAATCCTCATTGTAGTAACGCGCATCTGCAAGATAGAGAATATCCACTCCATCTTGTATTTCATGCAAGGCTTTTTCTTTTTGAAGTTTTTCCAATTGGTGTGGAAACACGTTGACGGTATATTGCTGCGCCCATCGCAAGAGTTCGAATTGTTTTTCAACCTCAAATGCTCCGCAAAGCTCACCTATCAATTTTTTACCTTCGTCACCGTAAGGCACGATAATACCCCGTGTGGGAGCATCAATCACCTTGAATGCCTTAGCAGCGGTCATAAAAGATTGCCGTAAATAAATGTTCGGTGCAGAATTGTATTCCCGAGCATAATCCGCAACGGCTTGCTGGTTGATCGAAAGCATGTTTAACAGACTGTCATCGCGCCCGGTTATCTCCTTTGAAACCGGGTAGCCCATTTCATCCTTGCGCGCAAAGAAGTAATACTCGAAATATCGTTTCATGGCTTGTGGCGCGATCATGCCGCCATCGAAATTTTCGGCACCAGATTTCAGATCATCCAACAAGCGCTCCGTTACCTCTTTGCCTACCCGAATATCCATGAGCATATCCAGATTTTCGTCGGCTGGATTAACGACATGGACACGTCCCACCTCGCGGCGCTTGTTGCGGTTGCAACGGCCCGCCGCTTGTGCAATGGAATCCAGCCCTGCCGTGTAGCGGATAACTGCGCCGAAATCCACATCCACCCCAGCCTCAATCAATTGTGTACTCACACAAAGCACGGGGGATTTCTCCTCCAGTAAACTCCGAATCTCAGCCAAAATCTTTTTGCGGTGCGCTGGGCACATATTGGTGCTGAGATGGAACACGCGCATTCCTTGGGTTTGTCTGAGTAACGAGAACAATGCTTGCGCTGATTTCTTGGTATTCACAATTGCCAGACAGCTACCACTTTCGCTTACTTCGCGTAATGCCAATTCGGCGACCTCTTCAACTTTCCAACCGCCTGGCTTGCGTTGATTGAGCACTTTGACACGCTCCAAATCATCAAATAATTGCTTCACATCAGGCATGATTTCGCTGTCTTTGGTAAATTTCAAAACTCCCTTTGAGGAATCCACGCTATTCAATAACGGTTGAGTGGCAGTACATAAAATCACAGTGCTACCGCACTGCTCCACAAGAAAATTGATAGCATTGCAAAACATGTGAACAGTATTAACTGGCAGAGTCTGGATTTCGTCAAAAACCAATACGGAGTTTGCCAATTGGTGCATCCGTCTTGCACCACGCGTACCTCCCCCAAAAAGTGTTTCAAGCAATTGCACCATGGTTGTATAAATCACTGGAGCATCCCAATTCTCTGCCAGTATTTTTTCGCGAGACCCTTGCTGTTCTGGTGTGAGATTTGAGTGGTGTTCTAACACAATACTGCCTCTCGATTCGCTTTCTGGCTCAAGAATTTTACGCACCACATCCGCATTCTGGTCAATGATGGAGGTATACGGAATAATGTAAATTATCCGTTCCATCTTGTGTTGTTGCGTATGATGGAGCGCGAAGCGAAGACTGGCGAGGGTTTTTCCGCCACCTGTTGGAACTGATAGTGTAAAGGTCCCTTTATCTCTTTGAGCTGCATCACGGCAATGATCAGCAATATTGCGCCTGATTTTGTCTATAGGTTCAGCATCACTAAATTCGACTAGCTTTTTCTCCAATCTCTCGATCAATTCTGCCCATTCAATATAATTTCCATGCTGTCGCTGCTTTGCTGCTCGCGGCTTTTCCGCATCCGCTGTATCAATACGATCTGCATCAATCAAGCAACTGAACAGAAAACGAACCAATAATCCGATTTTGAATCTCGTAATTAACTCGTTATCAGAATCATGTTGAACAATCTGAAGAATTAAGCTCTTAATTCTGTCAATCAACTTAGGAGAAATGATAAGTTCATGAAATCGTGCAATGATGCTTGCATCCATCTTTGCTTGCACTTCTTCAAAATGCGATCTCTCTTCCAGAGCACCCATTCTTTTTGTGAACTTATCAATACTCGGCGCTGCTACACCAGGAGAAATACAATCAATCAGGCCTGAGTGATGCGATGCAATACACAACGATAAAAGCTGACCCACAATTGGCCCAAATTTACCTTGTCTGGACAACTCATTCCAAATAAGTTGGGCACCTGCGGTGGAATGATCTACCTTGCCTTTTAAGTTCTGTGCATCGACATAATCGTCTTTGTCCTCGTCAATCAAACCGATAGCCGATTGGATATAAGTTTGGAATTGGGCACTGTATTTACCCAAATCATGCAGCAAACCTATCAGTTCACCTTGCTCATCCAAGCTTAGCTTAGCAGCAAAGCCTTTTGCTTTATCAGCTACACCTAATAGGTGCTGTTCCAGTGTATGATT
The nucleotide sequence above comes from Gammaproteobacteria bacterium. Encoded proteins:
- the cas8c gene encoding type I-C CRISPR-associated protein Cas8c/Csd1: MSWIQKLYETYEQCAGQNKFLNTEFLLEPICHTSQQAHIEVTIDQKGNFLRANAIPKGQGVTLVPCTEASAGRAGNKPINHPLCDKLQYLAGDFLKFGGVVTSGFANEPTEPHKIYLSLLSDWANSSFTHPKIIAIQTYLQKSHLVSDLVRERILPIDEKNQLLARWEGDKKEAPAIFSIMPNSNSPDGAVIRWRVEIPGDPLPETWKDQDLMNAWIGFYSSQKDNRGLCLVTGEILNLAEQHPAKLRHGADKAKFISSNDTSGFTFRGRFINADQACGVGFEVTQKAHNALRWLIARQAYRSGDQAIVAWAVSGKRVPDPFANSFDLFGFVSEETEVKQDHVSSYSTGQAFGQRLAKKLAGYRVELGSANEIVVMGLDSATPGRMAITYYRELDGSEFLDRIEAWHKEYAWHQNYSKDMKFVGAPAPKDIAEAAFGRRLDEKLRKATIERLLPCIIDGQQIPCDLVESTVRRVCNRVGLEYWEWEKCLGIACALFSGYHKERGYQMALESNRISRDYLYGRLLAIAENIEDRALYVSGEKRDTSAAKLMQRFADHPFSTWKTIELSLNPYKTRLRAKRPAFLASMENQLDEVINLFQTDDFMEDKKLSGEFLLGYHCQRQTLRTKHETEQTENTEAAIVETN
- the cas5c gene encoding type I-C CRISPR-associated protein Cas5 encodes the protein MPDFRRSSIEFKVWGRFALFTDPLTKIGGEKCSYHIPTYEALKGITKSIYWKPTLIWVIDEVRVMKRIRTQTKGTKPLEYGGGNTLAIYTFLSDVEYQVRAHFEWNTNRSELAEDRNEAKHHIVAKRMLERGGRQDIFLGTRDCQGYVEFCEFGSGEGAYDTDGELTYGLMFHGFDYPDETGDNNLYTRFWQPTMVNGVIRFVRPEDCKDRKFVKEMAIKKFEREQNLLNVEKEEPLSLENLT
- the cas3 gene encoding CRISPR-associated helicase Cas3' → MVYIAHKNHTLEQHLLGVADKAKGFAAKLSLDEQGELIGLLHDLGKYSAQFQTYIQSAIGLIDEDKDDYVDAQNLKGKVDHSTAGAQLIWNELSRQGKFGPIVGQLLSLCIASHHSGLIDCISPGVAAPSIDKFTKRMGALEERSHFEEVQAKMDASIIARFHELIISPKLIDRIKSLILQIVQHDSDNELITRFKIGLLVRFLFSCLIDADRIDTADAEKPRAAKQRQHGNYIEWAELIERLEKKLVEFSDAEPIDKIRRNIADHCRDAAQRDKGTFTLSVPTGGGKTLASLRFALHHTQQHKMERIIYIIPYTSIIDQNADVVRKILEPESESRGSIVLEHHSNLTPEQQGSREKILAENWDAPVIYTTMVQLLETLFGGGTRGARRMHQLANSVLVFDEIQTLPVNTVHMFCNAINFLVEQCGSTVILCTATQPLLNSVDSSKGVLKFTKDSEIMPDVKQLFDDLERVKVLNQRKPGGWKVEEVAELALREVSESGSCLAIVNTKKSAQALFSLLRQTQGMRVFHLSTNMCPAHRKKILAEIRSLLEEKSPVLCVSTQLIEAGVDVDFGAVIRYTAGLDSIAQAAGRCNRNKRREVGRVHVVNPADENLDMLMDIRVGKEVTERLLDDLKSGAENFDGGMIAPQAMKRYFEYYFFARKDEMGYPVSKEITGRDDSLLNMLSINQQAVADYAREYNSAPNIYLRQSFMTAAKAFKVIDAPTRGIIVPYGDEGKKLIGELCGAFEVEKQFELLRWAQQYTVNVFPHQLEKLQKEKALHEIQDGVDILYLADARYYNEDFGLSLTPEGKMETYCA